One genomic region from Natrinema caseinilyticum encodes:
- a CDS encoding hybrid sensor histidine kinase/response regulator, whose amino-acid sequence MSRPRVLCVSSDRSTRAAVTLSLTDAPVDVVIAQRTDHAIERLERETIDAVVIDARTVVNVASLVDTIETETDQTPTFVHWGTGGADVAVLGEVVARADETVSVDRLADAVTRRIRTDPTAELTSDTDSSAVETEVEDDRQLSVRELPDDLRRMVSTVRCRLVDVTSPLAVERILREEITASDRFTVAWVGEYDRGERTIVPWLSNPDAEEWSLQRTFVIGGGDHPLLERAVRTRELQVKRYDANSLDAVPFGDQAYDRGVRSVAVAPLAADGELFGVLAVYSPDSISERELDAIRMIAVTASHVLETIVVRGQLEQQSRTLHRYERLVETAGDGMCVLDGSGHFMTVNDALVEMTGYSREGLLAEHASILLDDADVDAATDTIHSLLTYGGNTDTLELTLETKTGETIPCEVQIAVLVPDGEFHGSVGVIRDVTERKRRERKLRERNERLDAFARIVSHDLRNPLGVAQGYLQLFEESGDPEHADKIRDGLDRMETIIEDVLAIAREGEWATDTEPVDLESIAHDAWDHVSTPQATLTVADTTTLEADRSRLLRLLENCFRNSVEHGGAAVTVRVGLEEADGEEGSERGFFVEDDGSGLPEELRNRLFDPSVSSSSEGLGIGLWIVREVATGHGWSVVATESEDGGARFEFET is encoded by the coding sequence ATGAGCCGGCCACGCGTACTCTGTGTGAGCAGCGATCGGTCCACACGAGCGGCCGTCACGCTGTCTCTGACCGATGCGCCCGTCGACGTCGTCATCGCCCAGCGGACCGATCACGCGATCGAACGACTGGAGCGGGAGACGATCGACGCGGTGGTCATCGACGCGCGGACCGTCGTGAACGTCGCGTCACTCGTCGACACCATCGAAACGGAGACCGACCAGACGCCGACGTTCGTCCACTGGGGAACGGGCGGTGCGGACGTTGCGGTCCTTGGGGAAGTCGTCGCGAGAGCGGACGAAACGGTCTCGGTCGACCGGCTCGCCGACGCCGTCACCAGACGCATTCGCACAGACCCGACCGCCGAACTCACGTCCGATACAGACTCGAGCGCAGTCGAAACCGAAGTGGAAGACGACCGACAGCTGTCGGTTCGGGAACTTCCGGACGATCTCCGTCGGATGGTCAGCACCGTCCGGTGTCGGCTCGTCGACGTCACGTCGCCGCTCGCCGTCGAACGGATTCTCCGGGAGGAGATAACGGCCAGCGATCGGTTCACCGTCGCCTGGGTCGGCGAGTACGACCGCGGTGAACGGACGATCGTTCCGTGGCTCTCCAACCCGGACGCCGAGGAGTGGTCGCTGCAACGCACCTTCGTTATCGGGGGCGGCGATCACCCCCTGCTCGAGCGTGCGGTGCGAACTCGAGAGCTTCAGGTCAAGCGATACGACGCAAACAGTCTCGACGCGGTTCCGTTCGGCGATCAGGCGTACGACCGCGGCGTTCGATCCGTTGCCGTCGCCCCGCTTGCAGCAGACGGCGAACTGTTCGGCGTCCTGGCCGTCTACTCGCCGGATTCGATTTCCGAGCGCGAACTCGATGCGATACGTATGATCGCGGTAACTGCGTCTCACGTCCTCGAAACGATCGTCGTCCGCGGGCAACTCGAACAACAGAGTCGGACGCTCCACCGCTACGAGCGACTCGTCGAGACGGCGGGGGACGGAATGTGCGTCCTCGACGGTTCGGGTCACTTCATGACCGTCAACGATGCGCTCGTTGAAATGACCGGCTACAGCCGTGAAGGGCTGCTCGCCGAACACGCTTCGATCCTGCTCGACGATGCGGACGTCGACGCGGCCACGGATACCATTCATTCGCTGCTCACGTACGGGGGGAATACCGACACCCTCGAACTCACCCTGGAGACGAAAACCGGAGAGACGATCCCCTGCGAAGTCCAAATCGCCGTTCTCGTTCCCGACGGGGAGTTTCACGGCTCGGTCGGCGTCATCCGCGACGTCACCGAGCGAAAACGTCGCGAACGGAAACTCCGCGAACGCAACGAACGACTCGATGCGTTCGCTCGGATCGTCAGCCACGACCTCCGAAATCCGTTGGGCGTCGCCCAGGGGTACCTCCAGTTGTTCGAGGAATCCGGCGACCCGGAACACGCGGACAAGATCCGCGACGGACTCGATCGGATGGAGACGATCATCGAGGACGTCCTGGCTATCGCTCGCGAAGGCGAGTGGGCGACCGACACCGAACCCGTCGACCTCGAGTCGATTGCTCACGACGCCTGGGACCACGTTTCGACGCCACAGGCGACGCTAACGGTCGCGGACACGACGACGCTCGAGGCGGATCGGTCACGACTCTTACGACTGCTCGAAAATTGCTTCCGTAACAGCGTCGAACACGGCGGCGCAGCCGTGACCGTTCGTGTCGGACTCGAAGAAGCCGACGGCGAGGAGGGCAGCGAGCGGGGATTCTTCGTCGAGGACGACGGCTCGGGACTTCCCGAAGAACTGCGCAACCGCCTCTTCGACCCGTCGGTCTCCTCGTCATCGGAGGGGCTCGGAATCGGACTGTGGATCGTCAGAGAAGTCGCTACTGGGCACGGTTGGTCAGTCGTCGCAACCGAAAGCGAAGACGGAGGGGCCCGCTTCGAATTCGAAACGTAA
- a CDS encoding cupin domain-containing protein, whose amino-acid sequence MTYRKVNYEKVEQVSSAMHFLSDPLETERVGVTVARCDPGWNSKPHDHTDNDHEEVYVLIEGNATVVVDDEPVTMETGDALWIPPTSTRQIRNGDTESAFVLVSAPSIADEDGNGDEWLLTGFAG is encoded by the coding sequence ATGACATACCGGAAGGTGAACTACGAGAAAGTGGAGCAGGTCTCGAGCGCTATGCACTTCTTGAGCGACCCGCTCGAGACCGAACGGGTCGGCGTGACCGTCGCGCGCTGTGATCCGGGCTGGAACAGCAAGCCCCACGACCACACGGACAACGACCACGAGGAGGTGTACGTCCTCATCGAGGGGAACGCGACGGTCGTCGTCGACGACGAGCCTGTCACGATGGAGACGGGTGACGCGCTGTGGATCCCGCCGACGTCGACGCGGCAGATCCGAAACGGCGACACGGAGAGCGCGTTCGTCCTCGTGAGCGCGCCGAGCATCGCGGACGAAGACGGGAACGGCGACGAGTGGTTGCTTACCGGATTCGCCGGATAA
- the nikR gene encoding nickel-responsive transcriptional regulator NikR, translated as MAVVSVSMPDELLDRIDQFAEEHGYTGRSEVVREASRNLLGEFEDTRLEDRDLMGIVTVLFDYETTSVEERMMHLRHEHEDLVASNFHSHVGNHYCMELFVLEGELEDISAFVGKIRATKDALTVDYSVIPVDSFDPLAQS; from the coding sequence ATGGCAGTTGTCAGCGTCTCGATGCCGGACGAACTCCTCGACCGAATCGACCAGTTCGCCGAGGAACACGGATACACCGGTCGGAGCGAAGTCGTCAGGGAAGCCTCCCGAAATCTCCTCGGGGAGTTCGAGGACACTCGGCTCGAGGACCGCGATCTGATGGGAATCGTCACGGTGCTGTTCGACTACGAGACCACCAGCGTCGAAGAGCGAATGATGCACCTGCGCCACGAACACGAAGATCTCGTCGCGTCGAACTTTCACAGTCACGTCGGCAATCACTACTGCATGGAGCTGTTCGTTCTCGAAGGCGAACTCGAGGACATCTCGGCGTTCGTGGGAAAGATCCGGGCGACCAAAGACGCCCTGACCGTCGACTACTCCGTTATTCCGGTCGATAGCTTCGATCCGCTCGCACAGTCGTAA
- a CDS encoding creatininase family protein — protein sequence MYLGNEAWPDLETYFETESLALVPLGSTEQHGPHLPEATDHLIAEAFAREAADRTGYLCTPTINVGVSGHHRQFHGTMWVDPPAFRQYVESLTRNLTSHGIDRVIYVNAHGGNVSHLREVGARLRGDGTAYAIEWMWDESIPDLVDGLFAQNGPHGGPKETAMIQYLEPELVHEDRLEEARDTGVPDVEAAETIKHGSRTFYDAADNTENGVLGDQTDATPEKGEQLFEAASDQLVQLCEWLADQPFEDLLPEAHV from the coding sequence ATGTACCTCGGAAACGAAGCCTGGCCCGACCTCGAGACGTACTTCGAAACGGAATCGCTCGCGCTCGTCCCGCTTGGATCGACGGAACAGCACGGCCCGCATCTGCCCGAAGCGACCGATCACCTGATCGCGGAGGCCTTCGCGAGGGAAGCCGCGGACCGGACCGGATACCTCTGTACCCCGACGATCAACGTCGGCGTCAGCGGCCACCACCGTCAGTTTCACGGAACGATGTGGGTCGACCCGCCGGCGTTCAGACAATACGTGGAATCGCTGACTCGAAACCTCACGTCTCACGGGATCGATCGGGTAATCTACGTCAATGCCCACGGCGGAAACGTTTCCCACCTGCGGGAGGTCGGGGCGCGACTCCGAGGGGACGGGACCGCGTACGCTATCGAGTGGATGTGGGACGAATCGATTCCCGACCTCGTCGACGGCCTCTTCGCTCAGAACGGCCCCCACGGGGGCCCGAAGGAAACCGCCATGATCCAGTACCTCGAGCCGGAACTGGTCCACGAGGACCGACTCGAGGAGGCCAGGGATACCGGCGTCCCCGACGTCGAAGCCGCCGAGACGATCAAGCACGGCTCGCGGACCTTCTACGACGCGGCGGACAACACGGAAAACGGCGTGTTGGGCGACCAGACGGACGCGACGCCGGAGAAAGGGGAGCAACTGTTCGAGGCCGCGAGCGATCAGCTCGTTCAGCTCTGCGAGTGGCTCGCGGACCAGCCTTTCGAGGATCTGCTCCCGGAGGCACACGTTTGA
- a CDS encoding HalX domain-containing protein: protein MTDGPEVVVVDDEARLADLFAAWLQGEWGVETAYDGEEALEKMADSVEVVLLDRRMPGLSGDEVLEQIRDRGFDSRVVMVTAVDPDFDIIEMGFDDYLVKPVSKDELVEIVEDVADRSDYESDIQEYYALVSKKALLESEKADRELADNDEYQNLCDNVGELAERVDETVSGMSSHDDFVGAFQDLQSGKQQ, encoded by the coding sequence ATGACTGATGGGCCAGAGGTGGTCGTCGTCGACGACGAAGCCCGCCTTGCGGACCTGTTTGCAGCGTGGCTCCAGGGCGAGTGGGGTGTCGAGACGGCGTACGACGGGGAAGAAGCGCTCGAAAAGATGGCCGACTCAGTGGAAGTCGTCCTACTGGATCGGCGGATGCCGGGGTTATCGGGTGACGAAGTACTCGAGCAGATTCGCGACCGTGGGTTCGATTCGCGGGTGGTCATGGTGACAGCAGTCGATCCGGACTTCGACATCATCGAGATGGGGTTCGACGATTACCTCGTCAAACCGGTTTCGAAGGACGAACTCGTCGAGATCGTAGAGGACGTCGCCGACCGCTCCGACTACGAATCGGATATCCAGGAGTACTACGCGCTCGTCTCGAAAAAAGCGCTGCTGGAATCCGAGAAAGCCGACCGAGAACTCGCGGACAACGACGAGTATCAGAACCTCTGTGACAACGTCGGAGAACTCGCAGAGCGGGTCGACGAGACGGTTTCCGGCATGTCCTCCCACGACGACTTCGTCGGCGCATTTCAAGACCTTCAGTCTGGGAAACAACAGTAA
- a CDS encoding acyl-CoA dehydrogenase family protein, with protein sequence MELLDDSIVPEHARGVKAEAREFAREHIEPNAQEYFQSGEYPEEILAAGQQANLVAQDIPERWGGRGLDLAQLLAMTEEFYRADAGIALTLQLASFGCEITYEHGTDEQCEEFLRPVAEGEQRSGLAVSEPDTGSDLSGMQTRAEKDGDEWVIDGEKYWIGNGVEADWITLYARTGDDEENPYGNHSMFIVPTDTDGYEAEHIPEKMAMRASKQAHIEFDDCRIPEDNLIGEVGDGFLMLADFFNHGRIAVAGHGLGIAAAAIEEAWAFTHDREEFGRTISDFQAVQHGLADMILEFESARALTWRGCQKVANDENAGYWAAMAKTKATETAVDVSERGMQFHGGRSILDERRIARVYRDARIPVIYEGANEIQRNLIYGQAP encoded by the coding sequence ATGGAGTTACTCGACGATAGCATCGTCCCGGAGCACGCACGCGGCGTCAAAGCCGAGGCTCGCGAGTTCGCTCGCGAGCACATCGAACCGAACGCACAGGAGTACTTCCAGTCGGGCGAGTACCCGGAGGAAATACTGGCGGCCGGACAGCAGGCGAATCTCGTCGCGCAGGACATACCGGAACGGTGGGGCGGGCGGGGGCTCGATCTGGCGCAACTGCTCGCGATGACGGAGGAGTTCTACCGCGCGGATGCGGGGATCGCGCTGACACTTCAGCTGGCGAGTTTCGGCTGCGAGATTACCTACGAGCACGGCACCGACGAGCAGTGCGAGGAGTTCCTTCGGCCGGTCGCGGAAGGCGAGCAACGGTCGGGGCTCGCGGTGTCGGAACCCGACACCGGCAGCGACCTCTCGGGGATGCAGACCCGCGCGGAGAAAGACGGCGACGAGTGGGTGATCGACGGCGAGAAGTACTGGATCGGCAACGGGGTCGAGGCCGACTGGATCACGCTCTACGCCCGGACCGGCGACGACGAGGAGAACCCGTACGGCAACCACTCGATGTTTATCGTTCCGACCGATACGGACGGCTACGAGGCCGAGCACATTCCCGAAAAGATGGCGATGCGCGCCTCCAAGCAGGCCCACATCGAATTCGACGACTGTCGGATCCCCGAGGATAACCTGATCGGTGAGGTGGGAGACGGGTTCCTCATGCTCGCGGACTTTTTCAACCACGGTCGTATCGCCGTCGCCGGCCACGGACTCGGTATCGCCGCGGCGGCCATCGAGGAAGCCTGGGCGTTCACGCACGACCGCGAGGAGTTCGGCCGAACGATCAGCGACTTCCAGGCCGTCCAGCACGGCCTCGCGGATATGATACTCGAGTTCGAGAGCGCCCGGGCGCTCACCTGGCGCGGTTGTCAGAAGGTGGCGAACGACGAGAACGCGGGGTACTGGGCGGCGATGGCGAAAACGAAAGCGACAGAAACGGCCGTCGACGTCTCGGAACGAGGCATGCAGTTCCACGGCGGTCGTTCGATTCTGGACGAGCGCCGAATCGCACGCGTGTATCGTGACGCGCGTATTCCGGTGATCTACGAGGGGGCAAACGAGATACAGCGAAACCTTATTTACGGTCAGGCACCCTGA